The genomic region TCTATACAGGCAGCCTCGTTCAATTCTTTAGGAATGCTGTCAAAAAACTGTTTCATTAAAAACACGCCCATAGGATTAAACGCATGTATCAGAATCAGCGCCGCGTGTGTATTGGAGAGTCCCAACATTCTGATTATCGAAAACTGAGGAATCATAATCACTTGATACGGGATCATAAGCGTCGAAAGATATATGATAAAGATCTTATTTCTCTCAGGATACTCAAGTTTGCTGAAAGCGTAACCGGCAAGACTGCAAGTTAAAATTTGCAGCAGGGTGACTATCACCGCAATTTTTAAAGTGTTAAAAAAAAGCAGACCGTAATTTACTTTTTGCCATATGTAAACGTAATTTGAAAATTTGGGTGTGTCGGGAATCCAGTCGATGGGAAAAACAAAAACATCCAAGCTGTCTTTAAAAGAAGCGCTGATCATCCAAAGAAACGGAAAGATCATAGTAAGCGAGATGATAAATATCACCGCATAGCGCATAAAGGTTCCTATGTTCAGCGACTTTTTAAAACTGTCCTTTCTATTCATATCCGATTTCCTCAAGACATCAATCGTCTCTTTGTCCTCTGAACTGGATCAGAGTGACAATAAGTATACAAGCAAATAAGACCATCGCTTCGGCCGAAGCGACGCCGAATTCATAATTGACAAACGCGTCCTGATAAATTTGCAAGACCATAACCGTAGTCGCTCTGCCCGGACCTCCCTTTGTCATTATGTATATGGGCGTAAACACTTGGAACGAATTTATAATGCACATGACCGAAATATAAAAGGTTATGGGTTTTAAGGAGGGAATGGTAATATGCCAGAATCGCCTGAACGAGTTGCAGCCGTCTATGGTGGCGGCCTCGTACAATGCTTTGTCAATGTTCCGAAGCCCCGCCAGATAGATGATCATGTAGTATCCTATGCCCTTCCATATGATCATGAGCATTATGGCGGGAAGCGCCCAGTTTTTATCCGAAAGCCAGGCGGGAGGATCCGTAAGCCCCAAATGTGTCAAAAAATTATTTAATACCCCGCTCTTGGCGTAAACCAATTGCCATACAACCGAAATTGCTACTATGGATGAAATATGCGGAAAGAAAAACATGGCGCGGACAGCCGCAGCCCCTTTAAAATCATTTTCCAAAAGAAAGGCGATAATAAGCGCAAACGCGATTATAAAAGGAACCGTTCCGACCGTATAAACTACTGTATTCCTCAAAGCTATGAGAAAGTCGGAAGAAGTAAATATTGTTATAAAATTTTTTAAACCTACAAATTTTGCAGCGCTGCGCCCGTTCCACTTCATCAAACTTAATACAATCGAGCTCACGACAGGGATCAGCGTAAAAACTGCAAAACCTATTATATTAGGCAGTAAAAATAAAAAAGCCATTTTTCTGTTACGGTTAACTACGATCTTGCTCGTTTTTGAAACGGCGGACGCCATATTAAAACCTCGTTTTTATAAACTGAAATAAAAAACCACGGCCTCACAAAATAAGGCAAATACAAGCAACACGGCACTTACAACCATACCGGTCGACAGTATCACATCGGACACGGCCGGCAGCAGTTTTCAGACATGCAGCGCCCAAAGCCAAAATCCGAAAGTCTCATACGGCGCAGAGGCTGCTGCCGGCCGTCTTCACCGGTGTACGTCATTCGCCTTTGAAATTTCACTTTCAAAAGCGAATACGGCTAAAGTGCCCTCTAAAAACCGCAGTTTTTAGAGGGTGCATAAAGTTTATTTTTTCAAAATTTCCACACGCCGTTTATTAAGATTTTCGGCCATCTTTTCGGCGCTTTGATTGTTCGTAAGGAACGATTCGAGTTCCTGATTGAACGCCGCCGAAAGTTTTGCCAAATTTACACTTGCGGCTCCAAGCCCGTAAGAAACATTGTTTGTAAGAGCCTTCATCGAACTTTCATCCAGCTTTGCGCTTTCTTTAAACGTGTTCATAATATCGCCGCTCATATATCCGGGCACAAGCATTGACTTTGCAACCATCTTTGCTCCTTCGGCGCCGCAAATACCCGTTATGAGGCGCCAAGCGGCAGATTCTTTTTTAGTAGTAGAGCTCATAAGAACGGGCGTCGAAGTTGCAAATCCTTTTTTAGCCGTCCCCGCCCAATACGGAGATTTCACAATGCCGTACTTAAAGCCGAGATCTTTTCTTGCTTCAAGCATCTGCGTAAACCACGAACCGTCGTAAAACATTCCCCACTTGCCGTGGAAAAAGAAGGTCTGATCTTTAGACAAAGATACGGATTCCGCAAATTTTTCCCAAGCGCCTTCGTCCATAGCTGCCTTAACTTTTTTTGCAGCCGGAACCAGCAGGTTAAAATCCGAAACGGAAATATCAAACCCGTCTACAGCGCCGATCAACACGGGAACAATAAAACCGGGCTTGGGGTAGAATGCAGAGCCGTACTCGTCGCCGTGCGAAAGTTTTTTACCAGTCTCAAAGAATTTTTCCCATGTCATATCGTTTGTAGGATAAGGAAGTCCCGCTTTGTCAAACATAGCTTTATTGTAGTACAAAACCCAATCGTTCGTTCTGAACGGCAGAGCGTACAAACCGCCGTTTATTTCATAATGCTGCTTGAGAACGGTTCCGTAGGGTTTAACGTCATAATTGTATTTTTTTATTAGAGGATTCAAGTCCTTTGCAAAATCCATTTCAACTACGGTAGGATACGAAGTGTTAGACTTTGCAAAAAAAACGTCAATGCTGTCGCCTGAAGCGAGCATTGTGGTAAGTTTTGTTTCGTAATCGTTTGCAGGTGCGTTTACGACTTCAATTTTTATGTCGGGATTGGCTTTTTCAAATTCCGCAAACAAAGCCGGATATACCGAACCGGCAACGTCATAGTCCCACAAAGCGATACGCACAGTCGTTACGCCTTGTGCAGCCCCTTCGTCTTTTGCTCCTCCGGCAAAAAGCAATGAAAACGCAAAAAAAAGTGCCAAAACACTCAACAGATTTTTTTTCATTTAAAACTCCTTTTCGAATGTGCCGCCGCAGAAAGATTTGAGCTTTCGGGACGACGCATTAGTGCGCTCTTTACGCACAGTTTAATAAACAGCTGTAAACTGAAATACATCAGACGCTATTGTAATTCCTATATGCCTATTATCGCATAAATCAACGATTTATAAAATAGGCCGCATAAATTTTCAGCGTACAAAGCACGGCCGGCACATCAGCCGCGCACGGCATAACCGAAACTACAATATAGAACGGAACGGGGTATTCGGCTCGTGGTCAAAGCAATCGTGGAAACCGCGGTCATGATGATAATAGATTTTTTCCTTATCGGTGGGATATATATATTTTCCGCCGACCTCCCAAAAGAACGGGTGGAATTTATAACCCAAGCGGTCTTTT from Treponema parvum harbors:
- a CDS encoding ABC transporter substrate-binding protein — translated: MKKNLLSVLALFFAFSLLFAGGAKDEGAAQGVTTVRIALWDYDVAGSVYPALFAEFEKANPDIKIEVVNAPANDYETKLTTMLASGDSIDVFFAKSNTSYPTVVEMDFAKDLNPLIKKYNYDVKPYGTVLKQHYEINGGLYALPFRTNDWVLYYNKAMFDKAGLPYPTNDMTWEKFFETGKKLSHGDEYGSAFYPKPGFIVPVLIGAVDGFDISVSDFNLLVPAAKKVKAAMDEGAWEKFAESVSLSKDQTFFFHGKWGMFYDGSWFTQMLEARKDLGFKYGIVKSPYWAGTAKKGFATSTPVLMSSTTKKESAAWRLITGICGAEGAKMVAKSMLVPGYMSGDIMNTFKESAKLDESSMKALTNNVSYGLGAASVNLAKLSAAFNQELESFLTNNQSAEKMAENLNKRRVEILKK
- a CDS encoding carbohydrate ABC transporter permease — protein: MASAVSKTSKIVVNRNRKMAFLFLLPNIIGFAVFTLIPVVSSIVLSLMKWNGRSAAKFVGLKNFITIFTSSDFLIALRNTVVYTVGTVPFIIAFALIIAFLLENDFKGAAAVRAMFFFPHISSIVAISVVWQLVYAKSGVLNNFLTHLGLTDPPAWLSDKNWALPAIMLMIIWKGIGYYMIIYLAGLRNIDKALYEAATIDGCNSFRRFWHITIPSLKPITFYISVMCIINSFQVFTPIYIMTKGGPGRATTVMVLQIYQDAFVNYEFGVASAEAMVLFACILIVTLIQFRGQRDD
- a CDS encoding carbohydrate ABC transporter permease, which encodes MNRKDSFKKSLNIGTFMRYAVIFIISLTMIFPFLWMISASFKDSLDVFVFPIDWIPDTPKFSNYVYIWQKVNYGLLFFNTLKIAVIVTLLQILTCSLAGYAFSKLEYPERNKIFIIYLSTLMIPYQVIMIPQFSIIRMLGLSNTHAALILIHAFNPMGVFLMKQFFDSIPKELNEAACIDGLNDFNIYYLIIMPLSKSVIGTLVILTSVLMWNDFIAPLIYLNSEKLFTIQLGLRNMISEHAAEYAPIMAASVISIIPILIVFLKFQKFFEQSLVSSAVKG